One Clarias gariepinus isolate MV-2021 ecotype Netherlands chromosome 18, CGAR_prim_01v2, whole genome shotgun sequence genomic window carries:
- the LOC128506340 gene encoding protein-lysine methyltransferase METTL21C-like has translation MEIAECTDIENIMKTEEEAEDEKSKEEDLSGVVCQKAWEPNFYCIINREIHYYAGHEIKILEALDSFGAITWPAGLALCQYLDSNRRTINLQDKAVLELGAGTGLVSIVASLLGAWVTASDLPEVLGNLQSNLCRNTRGHCRYTPQVAALSWGYDLEQSFPQSVYRYDYVLAADVVYHHDFLEELLVTMRHFCQPGTTLIWANKIRFGSDLLFTKNFKKAFNTTLLEDMDKIKIYSATMKDPDVDVENDCPEMLLEDAFKQENETEEDISKKQGQYTNEDESNANRRGEETQDTCEGKYLKYI, from the exons ATGGAGATAGCCGAGTGCACAGACATAGAAAACATCATGAaaacagaagaagaagcagaagatGAAAAAAGCAAGGAAGAAG ACCTGAGCGGTGTGGTGTGTCAGAAAGCCTGGGAGCCAAACTTCTACTGCATCATCAACAGAGAGATTCATTACTACGCCGGACATGAAATCAAGATCCTGGAGGCTCTTGATTCTTTTGGCGCCATCACCTGGCCCGCG GGACTGGCACTGTGCCAGTATCTGGATTCTAATAGAAGAACAATCAATCTGCAAGACAAAGCAGTCTTAGAGCTTGGAGCAGGAACTGGCTTGGTATCCATTGTGGCCAGCCTCTTGG GTGCTTGGGTAACTGCTAGCGACCTTCCTGAAGTCCTGGGAAACCTGCAAAGTAATTTGTGCAGAAACACAAGGGGACACTGCAGATATACACCACAAGTGGCAGCGCTGTCATGGGGGTACGACCTGGAACAATCCTTTCCACAGTCGGTTTATCGATATGACTACGTCCTGGCCGCAGATGTCGTCTACCATCATGACTTCTTGGAGGAGCTCTTGGTAACCATGCGTCATTTCTGCCAACCAGGCACAACCCTGATCTGGGCCAACAAAATCCGCTTTGGGTCCGACCTACTTTTTACAAAGAACTTTAAAAAGGCGTTTAACACCACATTACTTGAAGATATGGACAAGATTAAAATTTACTCTGCCACCATGAAAGATCCTGATGTAGATGTAGAGAATGACTGTCCAGAGATGCTGCTAGAAGATGCATTTAAACAGGAAAATGAGACGGAAGAAGATATTAGCAAGAAACAGGGCCAGTATACTAATGAGGATGAAAGTAATGCAAATAGAAGAGGAGAAGAAACTCAAGATACTTGCGAAGgtaaatatttgaaatatatttGA
- the mettl21e gene encoding methyltransferase like 21e, producing the protein MEQEPAEETETQEVAPDAELAAAITKRHFRPSLIKCEAWEGYKFANLEIKIKESTDCYGAVLWPSAMVLCHFLDTHQKTYNLVDKNIIEIGAGTGLVTIVCSLLGAKVTSTDLPDVLGNLQYNIRRNTRGRCRYEPHVTELTWGQQLEERFPRASCRYDYLMAADVVYSHPYLNELMETFDHLCSEDTVILWAMRFRLAPENGFVDRFRARFHLEELYDLPSLHIKLYRAMKKRSSSKSHSGTAA; encoded by the exons ATGGAGCAGGAGCCTGCAGAGGAGACTGAGACTCAGG AAGTTGCTCCAGATGCCGAGCTGGCAGCAGCTATTACGAAGAGACATTTTCGGCCATCTCTGATCAAATGTGAAGCGTGGGAGGGTTATAAATTCGCCAATCTGGAGATTAAAATCAAGGAGTCAACCGATTGCTACGGCGCTGTACTGTGGCCCTCA gCCATGGTATTGTGTCATTTTCTTGACACCCATCAGAAAACATATAACCTTGTAGACAAGAACATCATTGAGATTGGCGCTGGAACGGGATTGGTTACAATAGTGTGTAGCCTTCTGG GTGCAAAAGTGACATCCACTGACCTCCCAGATGTTCTTGGGAACCTGCAGTACAACATTAGACGTAACACCAGGGGGCGCTGTCGCTACGAGCCCCATGTGACTGAGCTCACCTGGGGACAGCAGTTAGAAGAGCGTTTCCCACGTGCATCGTGTCGCTATGACTACCTCATGGCAGCGGATGTTGTGTATTCCCACCCGTACCTTAACGAACTGATGGAGACCTTTGACCATCTGTGCTCAGAGGACACTGTTATACTCTGGGCAATGAGGTTTCGCCTGGCTCCTGAGAATGGCTTTGTGGACCGATTTAGAGCCCGCTTTCATTTGGAAGAGCTTTACGACTTACCTAGCTTGCACATTAAGCTGTACAGAGCGATGAAGAAACGTTCAAGCTCGAAAAGTCATTCCGGGACTGCAGCATAG